Proteins co-encoded in one Scomber scombrus chromosome 14, fScoSco1.1, whole genome shotgun sequence genomic window:
- the fam222ba gene encoding protein FAM222B isoform X1, with protein MLACLPGPGDLPLQLLPHTQMNTGLQKWDTTQRMRSAPFPTPAELDAYAKKVANNPLTIKIFPNSVKVPQRNHVRRTVNGLDTSGQRYSPYPSSQAIAKTGLLAIVKVPTVKGILKDFAGSRARLHPEVIMNPPTGPYQVASTSTLNHHPPLPNLPRPQQSLPLQQQDPPQTLQMPLPQQQGHTQSLRHPPPMAQHTQGPSRLQTLSQHPALGHPQGPPTVMLQQQHLQQQPPPGLQGSRKLPDGDAPPNVTVSTSTIPLSMATGLHQGCQADLSTIVHQINQFCQARAQGAGVTSMCEGQIANPSPISRNLLISACSRVSMHSNPATPGYHPPNCIIGPQEKATAPVGAHPPHSVAIMNHLPSNHTDLKQQHHLQHHLHPQQNPQQQQLQHNTQQQKMRSWNQHQLTHIPHIQNGGTHLCKQPSRDPAFHFKGMGYPAEVCVGQPYTLKPPVERPTPSPPVNNCMPGPMAHYTNGHYFQSHIWNSSILPTPNSDSSGSQDIAMPFHGAGPGGCTTTLDCGPPGAPHYRLGTSSSTSSSSAQTNLMQTADYLGGDFQTPYFRDQNLGLMGKMHRPPLSRVGPEVGDGRTALIQHPGYR; from the exons ATGCTGGCCTGTCTGCCAGGGCCAGGTGACCTCCCCCTCCAGCTTCTCCCCCACACGCAGATGAACACTGGACTTCAGAAAT GGGACACCACACAAAGGATGAGATCCGCTCCGTTTCCAACCCCTGCAGAATTGGATGCTTATGCTAAGAAGGTTGCCAACAACCCCCTCACCATCAAGATCTTCCCCAACAGTGTCAAGGTCCCCCAGCGAAACCACGTGCGCCGTACGGTCAACGGGCTAGATACATCAGGCCAGCGCTACAGCCCTTACCCTTCCTCTCAGGCCATTGCCAAGACAGGCCTCCTCGCCATAGTCAAGGTGCCCACCGTCAAAGGCATCCTCAAAGATTTCGCCGGCAGCCGGGCTCGCCTGCACCCCGAAGTCATCATGAACCCTCCCACCGGACCTTACCAAGTGGCTTCAACTAGCACTTTAAACCACCACCCACCTCTGCCCAACCTTCCCCGGCCCCAGCAGAGCTTACCCCTTCAACAGCAGGACCCGCCTCAGACTCTACAGATGCCCCTCCCTCAGCAGCAGGGTCACACCCAGAGCCTCAGACACCCTCCCCCAATGGCCCAGCACACTCAGGGCCCATCCAGACTCCAGACTCTGTCTCAGCACCCAGCCCTAGGTCACCCACAGGGGCCCCCTACTGTCatgcttcagcagcagcacctcCAGCAGCAGCCGCCACCTGGCCTGCAGGGGAGCAGAAAGCTGCCCGATGGCGACGCACCGCCTAACGTTACCGTCTCTACCTCAACCATTCCACTCTCCATGGCCACCGGGCTGCACCAGGGCTGCCAGGCTGACCTTAGCACCATCGTGCATCAGATCAACCAGTTCTGCCAAGCTCGGGCCCAAGGTGCCGGAGTCACCTCCATGTGCGAGGGTCAGATCGCCAACCCCAGCCCCATCAGTCGCAACCTGCTTATCAGCGCCTGCTCCAGGGTATCCATGCACAGCAACCCTGCTACACCTGGGTACCACCCGCCCAACTGCATTATAGGCCCTCAAGAGAAAGCAACTGCCCCAGTGGGAGCTCATCCTCCACACAGCGTGGCTATTATGAACCACTTGCCTTCCAACCACACTGATCTCAAGCAGCAGCACCACCTCCAGCATCACCTGCATCCACAACAGAATCCGCAGCAGCAACAGCTACAACataacacacagcagcagaagatGCGCTCTTGGAATCAGCACCAGTTGACCCATATACCCCACATTCAGAACGGTGGGACCCACCTCTGTAAGCAGCCTTCCAGGGACCCCGCCTTCCATTTTAAGGGCATGGGCTACcctgcagaggtgtgtgtgggtcaGCCTTACACACTGAAACCTCCCGTAGAGAGGCCCACCCCTTCTCCCCCCGTCAACAACTGCATGCCCGGTCCCATGGCCCACTACACTAATGGTCACTACTTCCAGTCCCATATTTGGAACAGCAGTATCCTACCCACCCCCAACAGTGACAGCTCCGGGTCTCAGGACATAGCCATGCCATTCCATGGTGCCGGTCCAGGGGGGTGCACCACCACACTAGACTGTGGGCCCCCTGGGGCACCCCATTACAGGCTAGGAACgagctcctccacctcctcctcctccgcccaGACTAATCTGATGCAAACAGCAGATTACTTGGGTGGGGACTTCCAGACGCCCTACTTCCGCGATCAGAATCTAGGGTTGATGGGCAAGATGCACAGGCCTCCTCTGAGCAGGGTAGGTCCGGAGGTCGGGGATGGCAGAACCGCTCTCATCCAGCACCCAGGGTACAGATAA
- the fam222ba gene encoding protein FAM222B isoform X2, with the protein MSCVLVWDTTQRMRSAPFPTPAELDAYAKKVANNPLTIKIFPNSVKVPQRNHVRRTVNGLDTSGQRYSPYPSSQAIAKTGLLAIVKVPTVKGILKDFAGSRARLHPEVIMNPPTGPYQVASTSTLNHHPPLPNLPRPQQSLPLQQQDPPQTLQMPLPQQQGHTQSLRHPPPMAQHTQGPSRLQTLSQHPALGHPQGPPTVMLQQQHLQQQPPPGLQGSRKLPDGDAPPNVTVSTSTIPLSMATGLHQGCQADLSTIVHQINQFCQARAQGAGVTSMCEGQIANPSPISRNLLISACSRVSMHSNPATPGYHPPNCIIGPQEKATAPVGAHPPHSVAIMNHLPSNHTDLKQQHHLQHHLHPQQNPQQQQLQHNTQQQKMRSWNQHQLTHIPHIQNGGTHLCKQPSRDPAFHFKGMGYPAEVCVGQPYTLKPPVERPTPSPPVNNCMPGPMAHYTNGHYFQSHIWNSSILPTPNSDSSGSQDIAMPFHGAGPGGCTTTLDCGPPGAPHYRLGTSSSTSSSSAQTNLMQTADYLGGDFQTPYFRDQNLGLMGKMHRPPLSRVGPEVGDGRTALIQHPGYR; encoded by the exons ATGtcttgtgtgcttgtgt GGGACACCACACAAAGGATGAGATCCGCTCCGTTTCCAACCCCTGCAGAATTGGATGCTTATGCTAAGAAGGTTGCCAACAACCCCCTCACCATCAAGATCTTCCCCAACAGTGTCAAGGTCCCCCAGCGAAACCACGTGCGCCGTACGGTCAACGGGCTAGATACATCAGGCCAGCGCTACAGCCCTTACCCTTCCTCTCAGGCCATTGCCAAGACAGGCCTCCTCGCCATAGTCAAGGTGCCCACCGTCAAAGGCATCCTCAAAGATTTCGCCGGCAGCCGGGCTCGCCTGCACCCCGAAGTCATCATGAACCCTCCCACCGGACCTTACCAAGTGGCTTCAACTAGCACTTTAAACCACCACCCACCTCTGCCCAACCTTCCCCGGCCCCAGCAGAGCTTACCCCTTCAACAGCAGGACCCGCCTCAGACTCTACAGATGCCCCTCCCTCAGCAGCAGGGTCACACCCAGAGCCTCAGACACCCTCCCCCAATGGCCCAGCACACTCAGGGCCCATCCAGACTCCAGACTCTGTCTCAGCACCCAGCCCTAGGTCACCCACAGGGGCCCCCTACTGTCatgcttcagcagcagcacctcCAGCAGCAGCCGCCACCTGGCCTGCAGGGGAGCAGAAAGCTGCCCGATGGCGACGCACCGCCTAACGTTACCGTCTCTACCTCAACCATTCCACTCTCCATGGCCACCGGGCTGCACCAGGGCTGCCAGGCTGACCTTAGCACCATCGTGCATCAGATCAACCAGTTCTGCCAAGCTCGGGCCCAAGGTGCCGGAGTCACCTCCATGTGCGAGGGTCAGATCGCCAACCCCAGCCCCATCAGTCGCAACCTGCTTATCAGCGCCTGCTCCAGGGTATCCATGCACAGCAACCCTGCTACACCTGGGTACCACCCGCCCAACTGCATTATAGGCCCTCAAGAGAAAGCAACTGCCCCAGTGGGAGCTCATCCTCCACACAGCGTGGCTATTATGAACCACTTGCCTTCCAACCACACTGATCTCAAGCAGCAGCACCACCTCCAGCATCACCTGCATCCACAACAGAATCCGCAGCAGCAACAGCTACAACataacacacagcagcagaagatGCGCTCTTGGAATCAGCACCAGTTGACCCATATACCCCACATTCAGAACGGTGGGACCCACCTCTGTAAGCAGCCTTCCAGGGACCCCGCCTTCCATTTTAAGGGCATGGGCTACcctgcagaggtgtgtgtgggtcaGCCTTACACACTGAAACCTCCCGTAGAGAGGCCCACCCCTTCTCCCCCCGTCAACAACTGCATGCCCGGTCCCATGGCCCACTACACTAATGGTCACTACTTCCAGTCCCATATTTGGAACAGCAGTATCCTACCCACCCCCAACAGTGACAGCTCCGGGTCTCAGGACATAGCCATGCCATTCCATGGTGCCGGTCCAGGGGGGTGCACCACCACACTAGACTGTGGGCCCCCTGGGGCACCCCATTACAGGCTAGGAACgagctcctccacctcctcctcctccgcccaGACTAATCTGATGCAAACAGCAGATTACTTGGGTGGGGACTTCCAGACGCCCTACTTCCGCGATCAGAATCTAGGGTTGATGGGCAAGATGCACAGGCCTCCTCTGAGCAGGGTAGGTCCGGAGGTCGGGGATGGCAGAACCGCTCTCATCCAGCACCCAGGGTACAGATAA
- the trpv1 gene encoding transient receptor potential cation channel subfamily V member 1: MSKSEMFGFSLETDDRTEDEKSRNKAAKKDGLVSALGLGQEAPKTPMDTDYQEEMEETKPKIRFNLNFDKGIQGVQNDGRRDSKTFNIDRLFEAVASGDVRNLVGLYDYLHRSMKTLSDSLYQSYGKTALMKALLHLRDGKNETVELLIDISEKLGDIKEFVNAAYTNGYYKGQTALHIAIERRSLSYVKLLVSKGADVHAKACGKFFQPHDGPYFYFGELPLSLAACTNQPDMVDFLLKNDYQHADAQLTDSQGNTVLQALVMVADNTKENTEFITSMYDRILKTTAQLYPNMRLEDIENNNGLTPLKMAAKTGKSGLFSHILQREFHESKTKHLSRKFTEWVYGPVHCSLYDLASVDSYEKNSVMEILVYGSGIPNRHEMLQTEPLGRLLEEKWKMFAGQMFFFNFLVYLMYLIIFTVVAYHKGEKPPFPLKHNKNGYLYFAGQLLAVLANCFFFVMGIIDMKRKRPKLQTLLIDGYYEILFFLQSVLFLISAALYLSGRQEYLGFLVLCLALSWVNLLYFSRGNRHMGIYSVMIQKMILGDILRFIFVYIVFLFGFSAAVVTLLTCPAQNTSRQQGRFFLPVDPDEECVTGNFRTISNTTLQLFKFTIGMGDMEFTDEYQYIEVFYILLIFYIILTYILLLNMLIALMNQTVEKITNESTSIWKLQRAITILDIEKRLSGCLRRRLRCGVEKNMSTAAGGGRRRCFRVEEVNWNKWNINLGKINEDPGCWDGVQQPSSDTSPHRINRGRSWRDLFEGSRRRRTFKSTEMSPLSTTPV, from the exons ATGAGCAAGTCAGAGATGTTCGGCTTCTCTCTGGAGACAGATGACAGGACGGAGGATGAGAAATCACGGAATAAAGCGGCAAAGAAGGACGGCCTGGTCTCTGCTTTGGGTTTGGGGCAGGAGGCACCCAAAACTCCCATGGACACCGATTACCAGGAGGAAATGGAGGAGACCAAGCCTAAAATCAGATTTAATCTCAATTTTGACAA AGGAATTCAAGGAGTGCAGAATGATGGGAGGAGAGACAGTAAGACATTTAACATCGATAGGTTGTTTGAAGCAGTGGCCAGTGGGGATGTCAGAAACCTGGTTGGCCTGTATGATTATCTACACAGAAGCATGAAGACACTCTCGGATTccttgt ACCAGTCCTATGGTAAGACTGCCTTGATGAAGGCTTTGCTGCACCTCAGAGACGGCAAGAACGAGACAGTGGAATTATTAATCGACATCTCAGAGAAGTTGGGCGACATTAAAGAGTTTGTGAATGCAGCTTACACAAACGGCTACTACAAAG GCCAGACTGCTCTCCACATAGCCATCGAGAGGAGGAGTCTTTCCTATGTCAAGCTCCTGGTCAGTAAAGGAGCAGACGTCCATGCCAAAGCATGCGGGAAATTCTTCCAGCCACATGACGGCCCCTACTTCTACTTTG GTGAGTTACCTCTGTCTCTGGCAGCCTGCACCAACCAGCCCGACATGGTGGACTTCCTGCTGAAGAACGATTACCAGCACGCTGACGCACAACTGACAGACTCTCAAGGCAACACAGTGCTGCAAGCCCTGGTGATGGTGGCCGACAACACCAAGGAGAACACAGAATTCATCACCAGCATGTACGATCGCATCCTAAAGACCACAGCCCAACTGTATCCAAACATGAGGCTGGAGGACATTGAGAACAACAATGGTCTGACACCTCTCAAGATGGCAGCCAAGACTGGCAAGAGCGGG CTTTTCTCGCACATCCTTCAACGGGAGTTCCATGAGagtaaaaccaaacatttgTCCCGTAAATTCACTGAGTGGGTCTACGGGCCGGTCCACTGCTCCCTGTACGACCTTGCCTCTGTGGACTCGTACGAGAAAAACTCAGTCATGGAGATCCTGGTCTACGGCAGTGGCATTCCT AACCGTCACGAGATGCTGCAGACGGAGCCTCTGGGCCGACTGCTGGAGGAGAAGTGGAAGATGTTTGCAggtcaaatgtttttcttcaactTCCTGGTCTACCTCATGTACCTGATCATCTTCACGGTGGTGGCCTACCACAAAGGAGAAAAG CCGCCATTTCCCCTCAAGCACAACAAGAATGGCTACCTGTATTTTGCGGGCCAGCTACTGGCAGTGCTGGCGAactgctttttctttgttatggGG ATAATAGACATGAAGAGGAAACGGCCAAAGCTGCAAACGTTGCTGATTGATGGATATTATGAGATTCTTTT ttttttgcAGTCAGTCCTTTTCCTGATTTCCGCCGCGCTATATCTGAGTGGACGGCAGGAGTACCTCGGCTTCCTGGTGCTGTGTCTCGCTCTCAGCTGGGTGAACCTGCTCTACTTCTCCAGGGGCAACAGACACATGGGCATCTATAGTGTCATGATACAAAAG ATGATCCTCGGTGATATCCTGCGCTTTATTTTTGTCTACATTGTTTTCCTCTTTGGATTTTCAGCAG CGGTGGTCACTCTGCTCACCTGCCCTGCACAGAACACCAGTAGACAGCAGGGACGCTTCTTCCTTCCCGTCGACCCTGATGAGGAGTGCGTAACAGGCAATTTCAGAACCATCTCCAACACCACACTGCAGCTCTTCAAGTTCACTATCGGCATGGGAGACATGGAGTTCACAGATGAGTACCAGTACATTGAGGTTTTCTacatcctcctcatcttctaCATCATACTCACCTACATCCTGCTGCTCAACATGCTCATCGCCCTCATGAACCAAACCGTGGAAAAGATCACCAACGAGAGTACCAGCATCTGGAAGCTGCAG aggGCCATCACTATCCTGGACATAGAGAAAAGGCTGTCTggctgtttgaggaggaggctTCGCTGTGGGGTGGAGAAAAACATGAGcactgctgctggaggaggccGTCGCCGCTGCTTCAG AGTGGAGGAAGTCAACTGGAACAAATGGAACATCAACCTGGGCAAAATCAATGAGGATCCTGGGTGCTGGGATGGTGTCCAACAGCCCTCCTCAGACACCTCGCCACACAGAATAAACAGAG GGAGGAGCTGGAGAGACTTGTTCGAGGGCAGTCGGCGACGGCGGACATTCAAGTCCACAGAGATGAGTCCTCTGAGCACCACGCCAGTTTAA